From a region of the Phragmites australis chromosome 21, lpPhrAust1.1, whole genome shotgun sequence genome:
- the LOC133903552 gene encoding probable pectate lyase 5 → MHCYKIYRIFTLTSLIRQETMAGAPKSTGIILFPLVLLAATASALPLLNSSLPDPAAVVADFHSKVATSRRRMQESGGGGGGGCMTGNPIDDCWRCAGTDWRQDRQRLADCGIGFGRNALGGKGGPLYVVTDSSDRDPVNPVPGTIRHAAIQEGPLWIVFAADMTIRLNEELLVYSYKTIDGRGANVHIGAGGACITLQYVSNIIIHNVHVHDCVPAGNANIRSSPTHYGWRTRSDGDGISLFAARDVWVDHCALWRCADGLIDAIMGSTAVTVSNSYFAHHNEVMLLGHNDEYLPDSGMQVTIAFNRFGPGLVQRMPRCRRGYFHIVNNDYTSWEMYAIGGSASPTINSQGNRYIAPADPNAKEVTKRVDTAEGRWTGWNWRTEGDMMVNGAFFVPSGEALEDIYQKASSTDPKSSELVDALTQNAGVLGDPRNDGQETGYTGVNYAGVGTGGGGNAYGSVGMVYANGGGRSCRSHSMLSLTSLVLTLIALGCLHLL, encoded by the exons ATGCATTGCTATAAAATCTACCGCATCTTCACTCTGACCTCTCTAATCCGCCAAGAAACCATGGCTGGAGCCCCCAAATCCACCGGCATTATCCTCTTCCCCCTCGTACtgctcgccgccaccgcctcggcCCTCCCCCTCCTCAACTCCTCGCTCCCTgaccccgccgccgtcgtcgcggACTTTCACAG CAAGGTGGCGACGTCGCGGCGGCGGATGCAGGAGtccgggggcggcggcggtggcgggtgCATGACGGGCAACCCGATCGACGACTGTTGGCGGTGCGCGGGGACGGACTGGCGGCAGGACCGGCAGCGCCTGGCGGACTGCGGCATTGGGTTCGGCCGCAACGCGCTGGGCGGCAAGGGCGGCCCGCTGTACGTGGTGACCGACTCCTCCGACCGCGACCCCGTGAACCCCGTCCCCGGCACGATCCGCCACGCCGCCATCCAGGAGGGCCCTCTCTGGATCGTCTTCGCGGCCGACATGACCATCCGCCTCAACGAGGAGCTCCTGGTCTACAGCTACAAGACCATCGACGGGCGCGGCGCGAACGTGCACatcggcgccggcggcgcgTGCATCACGCTGCAGTACGTGTCcaacatcatcatccacaacgTGCACGTCCACGACTGCGTCCCCGCCGGGAACGCCAACATCCGGTCCTCGCCCACGCACTACGGGTGGCGGACGCGGTCGGACGGCGACGGCATCTCGCTGTTCGCCGCCCGGGACGTGTGGGTGGACCACTGCGCGCTGTGGCGGTGCGCCGACGGGCTCATCGACGCCATCATGGGCTCCACGGCCGTCACCGTCTCCAACAGCTACTTCGCGCACCACAACGAGGTGATGCTGCTGGGCCACAACGACGAGTACCTGCCGGACTCGGGGATGCAGGTCACCATCGCGTTCAACCGGTTCGGCCCGGGGCTGGTACAGCGGATGCCGCGGTGCAGGCGGGGCTACTTCCACATCGTGAACAACGACTACACGTCGTGGGAGATGTACGCCATCGGCGGCAGCGCCAGCCCCACCATCAACAGCCAGGGCAACCGGTACATCGCCCCCGCCGACCCCAACGCCAAGGAG GTGACGAAGCGGGTGGACACGGCGGAAGGGAGGTGGACGGGGTGGAACTGGCGGACGGAGGGGGACATGATGGTGAACGGCGCCTTCTTCGTGCCctccggcgaggcgctggaggaCATCTACCAGAAGGCCTCCAGCACCGACCCCAAGTCGTCCGAGCTCGTCGACGCGCTCACCCAGAACGCCGGCGTGCTCGGCGATCCCAG GAACGACGGCCAAGAGACCGGGTACACCGGGGTCAACTACGCCGGAGTGGgaaccggcggcggcggcaatgcATACGGCTCTGTCGGGATGGTCTACGCCAATGGCGGCGGTCGGAGCTGCCGGTCGCACTCGATGCTATCGTTGACATCCTTGGTTCTTACCCTTATTGCTCTCGGATGCTTGCATCTGTTGTAA
- the LOC133903937 gene encoding uncharacterized protein LOC133903937 codes for MTTRIAPGVGANLLGQHSAERNQDATTYVGNLDPQVSEELLWELFVQAGPVVNVYVPKDRVTNLHQGYGFVEFRSEEDADYAIKILNMIKLYGKPIRVNKASQDKKSLDVGANLFIGNLDPDVDEKLLYDTFSAFGVIVTNPKIMRDPETGNSRGFGFVSYDSFESSDQAIEAMNNQHLCNRPITVSYAYKKDTKGERHGTPAERLLAANNPGSQKNRPHTMFASGPPTQGLPNGGAAMPRPFGNGSIPGQIPHVRPPPPPVPVGQFPPPMQMHGQPGWPAPPQTAPPPMPPQLQYRLPMRPPPPNMMPPPVGMVRLPPPPAGMSAPPMWMPPPPPPPQQGGGMPPPPMSMPPPPPPHSG; via the exons ATGACGACGCGCATCGCGCCGGGCGTGGGCGCGAACCTCCTCGGGCAGCACTCCGCTGAGCGCAACCAGGACGCCACCACCTACGTCGGCAACCTCGACCCGCAG GTTTCTGAGGAGCTACTGTGGGAATTGTTTGTACAAGCAGGCCCTGTTG TTAATGTGTATGTCCCAAAAGACAGAGTTACAAATTTACACCAGGGATATGGATTTGTAGAATTCAGGAGCGAGGAAGATGCAGATTAT GCCATTAAGATTTTGAACATGATCAAACTATACGGAAAGCCAATAAGAGTAAACAAG GCTTCTCAGGATAAGAAGAGCTTAGACGTCGGAGCAAATCTTTTTATCGGTAATCTTGATCCG GATGTTGATGAGAAGCTCCTCTACGATACCTTTAGTGCATTTGGAGTGATTGTAACTAATCCTAAG ATAATGCGAGACCCTGAAACGGGAAATTCCCGAGGTTTCGGCTTTGTGAGCTATGACTCCTTTGAATCATCTGATCAAGCAATAGAG GCCATGAACAACCAACATTTATGCAACCGGCCAATCACTGTCTCTTATGCTTACAAGAAAGACACGAAAGGAGAGCGCCATGGCACACCAGCAG AGCGACTGCTGGCTGCAAACAACCCAGGATCTCAGAAGAACAGGCCACACACGATGTTTGCAAGTGGTCCACCGACCCAGGGGCTTCCAAATGGTGGTGCAGCTATGCCACGGCCTTTTGGCAATGGTTCAATCCCGGGTCAGATTCCACACGttcgaccaccaccaccaccagttCCTGTTGGACAATTCCCCCCTCCAATGCAGATGCATGGGCAGCCCGGTTGGCCTGCTCCTCCACAAACTGCACCACCCCCCATGCCACCGCAACTCCAGTACAGGCTTCCGATGAGGCCACCACCACCAAATATGATGCCCCCTCCGGTTGGCATGGTAAGGCTGCCGCCACCTCCTGCTGGTATGTCAGCTCCACCTATGTGgatgccgccaccgcctccacccCCGCAACAAGGTGGTGGAATGCCACCACCTCCTATGTCCatgccaccaccgcctccaccaCATTCAGGTTAA